In Sesamum indicum cultivar Zhongzhi No. 13 linkage group LG1, S_indicum_v1.0, whole genome shotgun sequence, the sequence TATATTTGACATTACCTTAGCTAGCTCTGTTAGTACACATGCACTTTATAGATTGTGACGTATCCCTTGGACTGTCGGAGGAAGCACTACTTGATTCataattgttgtactatatctttttctatttatgaaaattatatttaccgaaaaaataaaataaatatgtttttaaatgCCAAAATCACCATTTGACAAAACTTTgtctaattctaatattacttgttcatcaaacattttttatttttgtaatccTAAAGTACTAGGGgcccattttatttttattttcacttgtttgtcaaattaagttaaaaagtaaatttatatgtgcatataattaccatatatatacatattgttaatatatcttaattgtatttgttttattttagttcttcatctcttttgattttattaattgtatacttttttaagtaaatatataattatatatgtatgtgtaaatttatttttaatttgatttgacagacaagtgaaattaaataaaatgggcTTCAAGTACAAAAGAGCTTGATAAATAagtgaaactaaaattaaaaaaagtttcgaCAAAGTATCATTTtggcattttaaaaatctctttaattttttttttcagaaagcAATTTTTGTAAGTAAAATGgacttttcaaacttaaaatttaaaggtTAGGGttcttttaatgttttttttatttttgattattatcatactaatttaaatttatttttgtgttcagtatacttttgtattattatacttattaattaatttaattttaattttgtttattatttacttatttttatatttaaaagaaatttatttttagttatatttttaaaaaatgcaatttctttgCGAATAAACTATTGACTATTATCTATCAGATAAATGCACATATATTGGATAAACATGTtctaatttacttaattatataagcaaaaataatattgattaaattcttttgaataaatactaatatcttttcttttttaatttaaaaaattattagcgGAATAGAGTTCATTGAGGCTATCAACATCTACGTATATGTGACGTTTAATTAAGTGGATAGTgtcattgattttattttactatatatatatatatcttttaatattattattcttttaatattaatatttatcaatattaaatatgaaataaagttattattatgaaatatttatcacTTGATAGACATAATTAGTATCATCATTTACTTTCAGTTGTTAATACTTTAGTTTTTGCTGTGATTATCGACTTTAAACACTTTTATAGGAAATTAAAAGtctattaatttggaattatctgacacaaattattggaatatttttaaagaaaaaagtatacTTATTtgtcattaaaatttatagcaAAGTCAATATATAGAGAAGTGTGGGACATTTGCTTAAAGATAAAAGATagttactttcttttttaacatattagCCGTTGTTGCACGCTGTTTTACGTGCATTTGATAAaggcttaaaggcaattttcgttCCCTAACTTCAGaccattctcgttttagtcccctgagttactagggttccattttggtcccgtaaaattgaaaaaatctcaattttggtacaaatttggtcggaaagttgagtcactcgccgaaaaaagtcacatgccaggcatgtgactttttaaattagggCTTACATTGTGATTGACTAAAAAAGATGATGTGGTGAAAACATtgcctgaagttaggggactaaaacgagaatgggctgaagttaggggaccgaaattgcctttaagccttttattttcagccaatcacaatgcaagccccaatttaaaaaagttacatGCTTGGcttgtgactttttccggcgagtgactcaactttctgaccaaatttgtaccaaaattaagattttttcagttttacgggaccaaaatggaaccctagtaactaaggggactaaaatgagaatgacCTAAAATTAGGGGtggaaaattgcctttaatcctttgataaataatatttcactttttaaaatatattataaataagaataaaatacataaattaatacatttctttaaaaaagaaagaaagaaaaaaagaaaggcataaaagaaaattaatttatcaattaatgtaaaatttgaaaagttgaataaattattaaaaatattttttacttcacaaaaaattgatacaataATCCGCTCTTTATAAGTGCGGatgttcttttccttttatattagtatagataagtCGTGTCGTAGTCACATAAAGATTAAAGCACATTTTTAGCtacataattgatatttttaatcttataccggcgattaattttcattcgattttttttttttttatatttatggaatttatactaatattaaaaattcgAAAGGTCATCTACCCTCACAATCGACGGTTAATAATACCGCTACACTAATAtctaaatatgataattattttaataccactatattaattctttgttGAATCAACAATACCTTACACTGGTTATTTgtttatcatttttcttcttgaaatgtgatttgttattttgtatattttattttatttgtaatatattttaaaatataaaaaattatttattatatgcatgaaaaaagtatagtccgttaagtatgcctaattttaattttagtccgataactatgtccatttttctttaggtccagtaacttatgaaattgcttacttttagtcctctgataGATTtacggacaattttacccctatgagtgcatatggactaaaactgcctttcaaaagttgcataggggtaaaattgtccgaaaatctgccagaggactaaaagtaagaaattttataagttactggacctaaataaaaatgaacatagttatcggattaaaattaaaattagacatacttaacgaattaaaataatacttttcccttatATGCACACAAGATAGTTGGTCGAATCATTCACATAagatacatacatacatggtatatatatatatatatatatatatatatataatgtatgtATCTTATGTGAATGATTCGACCAACTATCTTGTGTGCATataagggaaaagtattattttaattcgttaagtatgtctaattttaattttaatccgataactatgttcatttttatttaggtccagtaacttataaaatttcttacttttagtcctctggcagattttcggacaattttacccctatgcaacttttgaaaggcagttttagtccatatgcactcataggggtaaaattgtccgtaAATCtatcagaggactaaaagtaagcaatttcataagttactggacctaaagaaaaatggacatagttatcggactaaaattaaaattaggcatacttaacggactaaaataatacttttctcgtgcatataataaataattttttatattttaaaatatattacaaataaaataaaatatacaaaataacaaatcacatttcaagaagaaaaatgataaacAAATAACCAGTGTAAGGTATTGTTGATTCaacaaagaattaatatagtggtattaaaataattatcatatttagaTATTAGTGTAGCGGTATTATTAACCGTCGATTGTGAGGGTAGATGACCTTTcgaatttttaatattagtataaattccataaatataaaaaaaaaaaaaatcgaatgcACATTAATCGCCGgtataagattaaaaatatcaattatgtaGCTAAAAATGTGCTTTAATCTTTATGAAAGCTGACTACGacttatctatactaatataaaaggaaaagaacatCCGCACTTATAAAGAGcggttaaaaaataaataaaattataatttttaatctacaagggtattttggtcagttcatcataaaaaattgatggaaacCTAATAGAGATTAACAAAATggactaattgttagacgaccgttaaaattaggggggtattcgtaatttttcaaacaatgaagggatatttgtaaattatgtcaaatctcaagggaggtcattgtaatttactctaatatTTACATGATTAGATTTTGATTTAGTCAATAGTATGAATCCTTGCTAGCTCGTGCATTAGTCACAAGCACAATATGTCCTGAATTTTATGTTAAGTCTCGTATACTTAGATCTTAATTTTCGACTAAAGTAAGTTAATTATAGATAATTCTCCTTGAGGAGTCTGTTTTGCCTTGTACGATTCCAGCCTTGTCATATTAGATTGCTACACATGAGTTTGGCTTCCTTAACTATGTTATCGGATTCTAATGTGTTGCCTTGCACGAGTTTGCGGCCAGTTCATCTGATTCGACTACCAATTGAATCTCAGTCCGCATGCTCTACAAATTTTacagaccaacgtttgaacAACTTATATGCGTAGTCCGtctattattgtttaatatgCATCACTTTTTGTTATTCTCTCATGAAAATAATAGATAAGAAAGATCAAAAGCCATCTTCATAATGACAGTCACAAGTGACGTCGAACCGCTTTAGTACtccatttatgcatttttatgttttggttTTCATAACGATGCACTGATTATCGTTCGAATCAATacatgtcaaaatttatcgaatctTATTCTACGCAGATTCATCTTGATCTTGGTCTTGGTTTTGACATCATTTAAAGATATGCATCAagatatacaatattttaccAATCTAATTTTCGTTAATAAATGCCTATCAATGATCATATGAAGTCAAACTCCACAACATCATCAAATTAATCGATAAAAATGATCAAGAACACAACGAACCAATGAACCCATAgacaaaaaaggaagaagagcTCGATGCCAATACAAATGACGCATTTGtaacattattaaatttgtgtttaataattgtaatattattatttttttcctcataaaGTCAcgcattattatttttgtaaattttgtataCAGATTGAATTGTTACATggtatattacaaaaatattaaatttaatattagataataattaaatatttaatttattatttaaaatatgtttttcaattaataaatattaatgtagtttaattaaatttggaagTCGTTCAATTAAACCCCCTTTTTCCTACTAAAATTTATCCACCACGGAGTAGCATCCGCTGAAATTTCCTTCACAGACTTGTTCTGCTGCAGTCCAAATTGGTCAGCCTCTCTTGAATTTCctctttaattcttttcatattcGATGGAATTTATGCTCAAATTATAGCGGGAGGCTAATGCCGGCGGACCTGAACAGTGGGCAGAGTTCCGATCGATAGACCCCATTTTCCCGGCGAGTTTCTTGAATTCAAATCTGATTGAGTAGCCGCCAGTTCAATGTCTTGCTCAACTTTGAACTCTTATCTCCCGAAATTATGGACGCCGCCCAGGTCGCGGAGCCGGCCACCGAGAACCGCTATAACCAAAGTCTTTGCCCAACCCCCCATACTCGCGGTTCTTTCAGACCCACATGTTCTGCGGCTAGCAGAGACTCTGGAAGACTCCATTGCCTCCACCTCCTCCGCTTTTCCTCCGCCGCCTCTCCAGAAGCTTAGGGACATCTCCTCCCAGTCCCTGCTTTCGACGCCGTGGCCTTCGAGGAAGGACGAGCCTTTTAGATTCACAGACACTTCGTTTATCAAGAATTCTGATGTTCAGCCTGTAAACCCCTTATCTACGCAATCTCTGTCTTCTTTGGGCGTTTTGGCGGAGGCCCTTCTTCCCAGTCTTGCTATAATTGATGGCTATTTGGTAGACTCTTTGTCAGAGTTGCCTGAACTGCCGGATGGGGTGTTTGTAGGTGCTCTGTCGAGATTGAATTCGGAGGATATAATGGAAAGGGTGTCTAAATATGTATCCAGTTTTCAGGGGGATTTGTTTTGGTCACTCAATGGTGTGGGTGCTCCTGATGTGATTGTTGTATATGTGCCTGAGGGTTGTAAGGTTGAGAGTCCATTGCATTTGAGATTCTTTTCTTTGAATGGGACTGATAAGGATTCGAAAACTCTGCCCATTTCTAATCCGAGGGTGTTGGTTTTGGTGGAGAAGGGTGGGGAGATTAGTATAGTTGAGGAGTATAAGGGTGGAGATAGGAATGATGTGTGTTATTGGACGAATTCAGTTATGGAAATTGTGCTCGGGGATGGCGCAAAGGTCAGCCATTCTTACATTCAAGAACAGTCCTTTGGTGCTGCACATGTTAAGTGGACTTCAGTTTGCCAGGTTGGTTCTAGCTCTCAACCTACTTTTCGAGGCCTTATGCTAGTCAATTGCTAAGTTTCTGTCTGTGCTGTTAGTTTTTGTGATAGATCTTTGTGTAGCTTTGTGGTTCATGTGTTACTTGTGTGCTTTTGAATGCTGTAGATGCCGATTGTTGTAGTTTTAAGTAGGGGCCATTTCTTGAAGTCTATTATGTGTGGCGGTTGCTTCTATATTAATCTCTACATATCCAAAATCCATGGATTCATTTCACTTGCTTAGTTGGGATCCTACTATAGTTCTGCAAAATGATAGAGGGAACTTATCTGCTATGTAGATATTTGCATGCCTGGTTGAATAGGACGAGGCTTTCTTGGATCTTTTATGGTCTCTAACCATTCAATTCATTTAAACTCAATTTCGGTGTTCATATTGCTGAGAGGTTGAAAACTGAAGATAGGAACAAATGTAAGCATTCTCTCTCTAGCTAGACACTAAGTGGAAATAACATCAGATACCGAATACTACCCTTCAGCTTTAGTGAAGACCCTCAAAACATTTGCAGAAAGAACTGAATCCCCAATTTTCTTGATGGCAAAGGTTTTGCTGAATGCCAACGTCCACCTTCTCACTGAATCCAATTAAATTCCTACTTCTTAGTCCAGTATGGTTACCTCTTAGACTCTAATATTGCACCCACCTTCCTACTTTCTAGTCCCGTACGGCGTCTTTTGGGTTTTTTACTGTGATTTACATCCAAATAGCTTTGACAATCCATGTCTTTTGGTGagtggacaaagaaaaaatgccTGGCACCAATTGGTAAAAAGTACTTCGTTCTTTAACCCTCTTGAGGAATTTCTCATAGTTAAATGTTCACATGAAGTTGCAAGCGCTCGGTGGGGAAGCACATTCCAGCACTGCATGCTGATGGTATTAGTTATTAATGTGattactaaaattgtatttgacTACTTAGTTAAGGTATAAATGTTACACTTCTCAATTACTCTTATCCAATATTTGTGTTTCAGGAAAACATGAAATGAAGTTTCTCAATAAAAtgatcttgatttttttagaatttagaCTCCATTGTGGTGTACAGGGGTGTCAAGTCATGttctctttgttcttctttgtCCTATGGAAGGTAAGTAATAAGTCAGCCTTTTGGGGAACCAGCACTTCCCACTTTCAGAGCCAAAGGTTTCTTGTCTTCCCCATTTATCTGGACCAAAGAGGCTTTCATCACCaaacttttccttttcttggtGTTCTCTTTTCGACTCTTATAAGAATAAGTCAAGTGTAAGAGATATAGGTATTCCATTGAGTTAGAATACGTTTGTAACTTCTAAACAAGTTCTCTACTAACATATTACGCAGGCAGGTCGAGCATACAATTTCACAGaacctttaaattaaaaggCTTTGGGGTTACCAGGTCCacatgaaattttgatttacaaACTTAAGAATCTAAATGGAACTAGATGTTAACGGAaggtttttttaaatacagcCTCCAATTACTGCCTTTAGTATTGCGTATGAATGGACTAATTTTATGCAGGATTTTGTTATTGCAGTCTTTCAGAACTTTGGATTCGGGGgatcaaattattatgaaattgtGGCATTTTCCCATGTTGAGTATCCTGCTAGTGCACCATTTTCCTCATTAGCCTCAATGTCACATATTCTGGCTGTTCTGTCCAAGTGCTTtgtgttttattaaattgtgaACTGTGGTTCTCAGACTCCTAAAAACATTACTTGGTAGAATGCTAACAAcgattttagataataatttatcaatattgcAAGAATATTTGCTACAAACATATTTGCTGTCTACTTTCTCTAGTCGAAATTAACATAGTGAAAATCTGTAATTATTGGAAATTTAGAAATTCAAGGCTATATAAAATCTCTGCTTGAGAGTCTCTAGCTTCAGCATCCTTTACTGGTGAACTAATTAATTCCTCATGTTATGTTTGCATCTTGATTTTGGAGTGGAAAGAAAAAGGtcaagtttgaaaaatacagaGCAAATTACTAATTTGAGGTGAAGGACATTTTCCTCTTTGCATCTGCGTTTCCTCACTGAAAGTCCAAGGCCCAGACCATATGGCCTTTTCCACGAGAGTTTATGGACGCTCGGTTTTATCTTCACTTTTAACTcttaaaaacacataaatcCAATTAGTCCTCCTTTTTGGTTATATAATAGACATGAATAGGGTTTGAATAggcataaaaagaaaagaaaactattcTGAgctatatcataaaaaaagcatatttagtttttaactTACACCTACCTCACTTGTATAAAAGTTCAACTTTTTCCACATACTGAATTGATTAACCACTAATTGCCATGTTACGGTTGATTTTTGAGTTGTTGAATCATGATTTtccaacaattaattttttccaaaataaaataataattgtatgtaatataagCCTTGTGAATTATGATTTCAAAGTTCTTTTTTATGAGACCATGAGTAAAAAGATGACAACAATTTATGGGATATTACACCACCCTCCTCctaagtttggtgtaattacacggaGACTTCTTGTGATTTTGGAAATTACAGTTAGTACCCCTGACTTTTGTTTTCTCCAACAAATAGTTCCAtgtattagttaaaatttacagaatttgttgatatcaacaaataaataaattaaaattcatatttaccctaattaacacaaattttttttttccaaccaaactacccttatacatcttcacatggTATAGTTGTGGAGATACATCTTAACCCACAGTTTGGtcagaaaagatttgtttttgacctaaaataagtatgtaagTCAATCGGGATAAATACGGATTTTCATTCACCTTTTGCCGATATCAGcaaattctataaattttacttatagATGAATCTGTTGTTAGACGGAAATAAACGTTAGGAGTACTAGGTGTTATTACATTAGCCTCAGGAGGGCAGTGTAATGATCCTTaacttattcataaaaaaatatttacacacCTCTGTGTTGAGTAATGTTGTGTGGCCTACGAGTACAAGATCAACGAGTTAGCCGATTAATGTTACCAATTGACATAATGTATCATATGTTAATTGTGTGTGCTTACATCTTGTAAGATGTTATCTGTGTTCTCTTACCAGTGTTTTAATACTGCCAAGTCTGGTTTTGCAGGTACACAATTAATCTCTAGACTCATCCCTTCCTTGCTTCTTGGACTCCTTTGTTTTCAGAACATATGTATCTTATTTGGACTCTTTTCTGTTACAAGCCACTTTTAGGAGTCAATtacaacatttattttatgccATCAAGAATACACCACCATATACATGATTAAAACCGCGTATTTTGGccggaaaaggaaaaaatcagAGGACGTTTTTCAGATGGTCTAGAGTAGTTTTGATGAATAAAGGATTAGTTTTTGGAGTTTATCCACTTGCATAATTCAGAGAGAATGTTATTAATGTCTGTCATGGTCGAAAATGGTGATACTCCATCTTGTAAGATATTAATCATTTAAGAACATGTTTTATAACATTGTTCACGACCAGATGTTCACAAACCTATCGATACATACACTTTGTTATTAACTGCTGTAAGATTCTTTTGTTGTCCCCATGCATAATTGAGTGTTGCCGTTTTCGTGGACTTCACCTGTTTATCCACTTGCATAATTCAGAGAGAATGTTATTAATGTCTGTCATGGTCGAAAATGGTGATGCTCCATCTTGTAAGATATTAATCATTTAAGAACATGTTTTATAACATTGTTCACGACCAGATGTTCACAAACCTATCGATACATACACTTTGTTATTAACTGCTGTAAGATTCTTTTGTTGTCCCCATGCATAATTGAGTGTTGCCGTTTTCGTGGACTTCACCTGTTTTATGGGTAATATTCGTTATTATGTGGATTGTACAATTACTAGTTGTAATGGTTTTGGACAGTCGCATGTATAGctcctctttctttcttttcatttgctttctttcttttctctctcattttGGTTTTGACACTTTGGCTAATTTGCAGGAATGTACAAGCATCTATGAGCTCACTGAAGTAAGCACCGGTGGAAAATTGAGCAGGCACAATGTCCACGTGCAGCAAGTCGGCCCAGATACTGTAACGGAGTTATCCACATTTCATTTAGCAATCGGTGATCAGTTACAAGACTTGCATAGTAAACTGGTCTTGGACCATCCTCGGGGGTTCTCTCGGCAACTTCACAAGTGTATTGTAGCACATTCGCTAGGGCAGGCTGTTTTTGACGGGAACGTTCAAGTCAACaggtaatttatatttaatgttttaacaaacacataattttgactaaattaatacaaaattatcattattgcTTTATAAgttccataattttattttattatgagcATGTTTTAAGATCTTTTGAGTAAGTTTCAACGGACGTTTAATGTTGTCTAACATCtatggaaaaggaaaagaaattctaGATGATTTCTACTATTGCCGTACCATATCTTTTAAACTGTAACTGGGTACACAGAGAAGCTCAGCAGACAGACGCAGGACAACTTACAAGGAGCCTCCTTTTGGAGCCTCGAGCAACTGTCAATGTGAAACCTAATCTCCAAATTATTGCCGATGATGTCAAATGCTCCCATGGGGCTGCAATTAGTGATTTGGAAGAGAACCAGCTCTTCTACTTCCGGGCTCGTGGGATCGACATAGAAGCTGCAAGAAAAGCTCTCATTTTTTCGTTCGCGGCCGAGGTGGTAGAACGCTTCCCTGACTCTGCCGTCCGAAAGAGAGTTGAGAGCCTTATAAGAAGGTTGCTTGATCCTTCACTTCCTTCAAGGTAAGGATTCTATAAAAATTCTGATGTATATTGCaaattaagagggtgtttggtcGAACTTATTACGGATAATCACATTTACACCCCGACCTGCTAAtatcttttagaaaattacacattCACTCACAAGAAACATTAACATCATTTACACgctttttgagaaattacacatagaccTTAGAAAAACGTCAACATCATTGTACAAACTACTCTTGCTTTTGGCTGCCAGTGGTTTCTGTAAAGTGCGGAAAATATAGggatgatttgtataaatagaccatagattaaggggtgtaaatgtaataagttattaatttgaagga encodes:
- the LOC105158782 gene encoding protein ABCI7, chloroplastic — translated: MSCSTLNSYLPKLWTPPRSRSRPPRTAITKVFAQPPILAVLSDPHVLRLAETLEDSIASTSSAFPPPPLQKLRDISSQSLLSTPWPSRKDEPFRFTDTSFIKNSDVQPVNPLSTQSLSSLGVLAEALLPSLAIIDGYLVDSLSELPELPDGVFVGALSRLNSEDIMERVSKYVSSFQGDLFWSLNGVGAPDVIVVYVPEGCKVESPLHLRFFSLNGTDKDSKTLPISNPRVLVLVEKGGEISIVEEYKGGDRNDVCYWTNSVMEIVLGDGAKVSHSYIQEQSFGAAHVKWTSVCQECTSIYELTEVSTGGKLSRHNVHVQQVGPDTVTELSTFHLAIGDQLQDLHSKLVLDHPRGFSRQLHKCIVAHSLGQAVFDGNVQVNREAQQTDAGQLTRSLLLEPRATVNVKPNLQIIADDVKCSHGAAISDLEENQLFYFRARGIDIEAARKALIFSFAAEVVERFPDSAVRKRVESLIRRLLDPSLPSREKE